The proteins below come from a single Methanolobus chelungpuianus genomic window:
- a CDS encoding protein-glutamate methylesterase/protein-glutamine glutaminase, with product MTINVLVVDDSALMRKVISDILSEDQEIRVVGTARNGLDAVEKVERLKPDVVTLDVEMPALDGLHALGYIMSECPTPVVMLTAVDPKSAERTLNAFEYGAVDFIQKPSGNISLNIMDIANDIRLKVKIASRVDLKKLGFMEEHVNSRENAEKKQHVPAAKAPEDTRKKHFSNQKILAIASSTGGPRALEQVIPKLPGNLKVPVVIVQHMPAGFTASLAQRLDMQSQLRVCEARDGDVLEPGIVYIAPGNYHMEIVQKNINGRTSEVVSLNQNPREQGVRPCANILFKSLVPLYGQNILAVILTGMGADGADGAEEIKKAGGKVIAEDERSCVVYGMPKAVVQRGLSDSVVTLEKVSEEIVQMLR from the coding sequence ATGACGATCAATGTCCTTGTAGTCGATGACTCGGCGCTGATGCGTAAAGTGATCTCTGATATCCTCTCTGAAGATCAGGAAATAAGAGTAGTGGGAACCGCAAGGAACGGCCTTGACGCTGTGGAGAAGGTCGAAAGGCTCAAGCCGGATGTGGTCACTCTCGATGTGGAGATGCCTGCACTTGACGGGCTGCATGCGCTCGGATATATTATGAGCGAGTGCCCCACACCCGTGGTAATGCTTACGGCTGTCGACCCCAAGTCCGCTGAGAGAACCCTGAACGCTTTTGAATACGGGGCTGTGGACTTCATCCAGAAACCTTCCGGCAATATCAGCCTGAACATAATGGACATTGCTAACGATATCCGCTTAAAGGTAAAGATAGCGTCCAGGGTGGACCTGAAAAAGCTGGGTTTTATGGAAGAGCATGTGAACTCCCGTGAGAACGCTGAGAAGAAACAGCACGTTCCAGCTGCAAAGGCTCCTGAGGACACAAGGAAGAAGCACTTTTCAAATCAGAAGATACTGGCAATAGCTTCCTCCACAGGAGGTCCGCGGGCACTTGAGCAAGTGATCCCAAAGTTACCGGGCAATCTGAAGGTGCCGGTGGTTATAGTGCAGCATATGCCTGCAGGTTTCACGGCCTCACTCGCACAGAGGCTGGATATGCAGTCACAGCTTAGGGTTTGCGAGGCCAGGGATGGTGATGTGCTTGAGCCGGGCATAGTATACATTGCTCCAGGCAATTATCACATGGAGATAGTGCAGAAGAACATCAACGGGCGAACATCGGAGGTCGTTTCGCTCAACCAGAATCCCCGTGAGCAGGGTGTGAGGCCCTGTGCTAACATTCTTTTCAAATCGCTGGTCCCGCTCTACGGTCAGAATATACTGGCTGTGATCCTGACCGGCATGGGCGCTGACGGGGCTGACGGGGCCGAGGAGATCAAGAAAGCCGGCGGCAAAGTGATAGCCGAAGATGAGAGGTCCTGTGTGGTCTACGGTATGCCAAAAGCAGTTGTCCAGCGCGGCCTGTCGGATAGTGTCGTCACTCTGGAAAAGGTCTCTGAAGAGATAGTTCAGATGCTAAGATAA